From one Luteipulveratus mongoliensis genomic stretch:
- a CDS encoding C39 family peptidase has protein sequence MSRVRRTSIVAAGVVLASALVVPAATSVASDDAGAGGGVGGTSTDFPSSRVLDIQWEQEEKGWWCGPAASRMALKSWVNNPMGQGGLADLMVTYEPSWSNPFDWQTADVGAASDGMNEALDISGLPQAYTAVEIPSLGKKGDPSVADVLKDNARQSIGRSGHAMVVNIRSTEEHKLNDAYPDRDVYHYITVYGYSEDGNTLYVADPASGMNDDYANVPQKYAVPTQDLANILNVSGDDGVAYAADLTGQTN, from the coding sequence ATGTCACGCGTACGTCGTACTTCCATCGTTGCTGCCGGAGTCGTACTGGCCTCGGCACTCGTCGTTCCTGCAGCCACCTCTGTGGCCTCAGATGACGCAGGCGCCGGGGGTGGGGTCGGAGGCACGAGTACGGACTTCCCGTCGAGCCGCGTCCTCGACATCCAGTGGGAGCAGGAGGAGAAGGGGTGGTGGTGCGGCCCGGCTGCCTCGCGCATGGCACTCAAGTCGTGGGTGAACAACCCGATGGGCCAAGGGGGCCTCGCCGACCTGATGGTGACCTATGAGCCGTCCTGGTCCAATCCCTTCGACTGGCAGACGGCCGATGTGGGCGCCGCCTCAGACGGCATGAACGAGGCGCTGGACATCAGCGGCCTTCCGCAGGCCTACACAGCGGTGGAGATCCCGAGCCTGGGGAAGAAGGGGGACCCCTCCGTCGCAGACGTCCTGAAGGACAACGCGCGCCAGAGCATCGGACGGTCCGGCCATGCCATGGTCGTCAACATCAGGTCCACCGAGGAGCACAAGCTCAACGATGCCTACCCGGACCGGGACGTCTACCACTACATCACCGTCTACGGATACTCCGAAGACGGCAACACGCTCTACGTCGCGGATCCGGCGTCCGGGATGAACGACGACTATGCCAACGTGCCGCAGAAGTACGCGGTGCCGACACAGGATCTCGCGAACATCCTGAACGTCAGTGGTGACGACGGGGTGGCGTACGCCGCCGACCTCACCGGACAGACCAACTAG
- a CDS encoding cryptochrome/photolyase family protein: protein MSGPTILWLRRDLRLRDHPALVEAARQAESAGVTAVFVVDPRLWAGGGDARRRWLADNVQALEHAYDGHLVLRVGAPEEVIPALASEVGARAVHISRESTPYGRRRDERVQAALGDVPLVATGTPYAVGPGRVLNGSGSAYKVFTPFARAWREHCWPAPADVPSPLRWHDARSDQQARALLKKARETGPAPAFAAGEEAALARWDEFVDEAVATYDTDRDLAAVDGTSRMSPYLKLGIVHPRTLLASLGARRGDGVETFRTELAWREFYADVLWHQPHSAWKDLRGNLAGMAYDEPGDDVRAWQSGRTGFPFVDAGMRQLLAEGWMHNRVRMVTASFLTKDLHVWWPIGARHFLEHLVDGDLASNNHGWQWVSGTGTDAAPYFRVFNPITQGQRFDPDGTYVRRWVPELRHLEGGAVHEPWKHTDGYVHGYPERIVDHAEERREALRRYENAR from the coding sequence ATGTCTGGTCCGACGATCCTCTGGTTGCGCCGAGACCTTCGGCTGCGCGACCACCCGGCCCTGGTCGAGGCGGCCCGTCAGGCCGAATCTGCAGGCGTGACAGCGGTTTTCGTGGTCGATCCACGTCTGTGGGCGGGCGGTGGCGATGCCCGACGGCGCTGGCTGGCGGACAACGTCCAGGCCCTCGAGCACGCGTACGACGGGCACCTCGTCCTCCGCGTGGGTGCGCCCGAGGAGGTCATTCCGGCTCTGGCGTCCGAGGTGGGCGCGCGGGCCGTGCACATCTCAAGGGAGTCGACGCCCTACGGCCGCCGTCGGGACGAGCGAGTCCAGGCGGCACTTGGTGACGTACCGCTCGTGGCCACCGGCACGCCGTACGCCGTCGGTCCCGGCCGGGTGCTGAACGGCAGCGGCAGCGCCTACAAGGTCTTCACGCCCTTCGCGCGAGCCTGGCGCGAGCACTGCTGGCCGGCTCCGGCGGACGTGCCGTCACCGCTGCGCTGGCACGACGCACGCTCTGACCAGCAGGCTCGCGCACTGCTCAAGAAGGCTCGCGAGACGGGTCCGGCGCCGGCCTTCGCTGCGGGCGAGGAGGCGGCGCTCGCCCGGTGGGACGAGTTCGTTGACGAGGCCGTCGCGACATACGACACCGATCGTGACCTGGCTGCCGTCGACGGGACGTCTCGGATGTCCCCCTATCTCAAGCTCGGCATAGTGCACCCGCGGACCTTGCTGGCCAGCCTGGGCGCGCGTCGAGGAGACGGCGTCGAGACGTTCCGCACCGAGCTCGCCTGGCGCGAGTTCTACGCGGATGTCCTTTGGCACCAACCACATTCAGCCTGGAAGGACCTACGCGGCAACCTGGCGGGAATGGCGTACGACGAGCCCGGCGATGACGTACGCGCCTGGCAGTCGGGGCGGACCGGGTTCCCGTTCGTGGACGCCGGCATGCGTCAGCTGCTCGCCGAAGGTTGGATGCACAACCGAGTGCGCATGGTGACGGCGAGCTTCCTGACCAAGGACCTGCACGTCTGGTGGCCGATCGGTGCGCGGCACTTCTTGGAGCATCTCGTTGACGGAGACCTGGCCTCGAACAACCATGGCTGGCAATGGGTTTCGGGGACGGGAACGGATGCGGCGCCGTACTTCCGTGTCTTCAACCCCATCACGCAAGGTCAGCGGTTCGACCCGGACGGGACGTACGTGCGCCGCTGGGTGCCGGAGCTGCGGCACCTTGAGGGAGGGGCCGTGCACGAGCCGTGGAAGCACACCGACGGCTACGTGCACGGCTATCCGGAGCGGATCGTCGACCACGCGGAAGAACGCCGAGAAGCGTTGCGCCGCTACGAGAACGCCCGCTGA
- a CDS encoding alkaline phosphatase family protein, producing the protein MRIPLVAAAGVAAVTVLAAVTSAATGAPADASSTPAAVSAAALPTYDHVVVAMYENKNYDSIIGSSSAPYWNSIAKQGAYMSDSYGVTHPSQPNYIALFSGSTQGVTGDSCPQDFTGKDNLGAQLADAGKTFKAYSEDLPSAGYDGCSSDDYQRKHAPWADFDNVDQSVHVPFSEFPSDYSTLPDVSFVVPNMCSDMHDCSVGTGDSWTKDNLDGYAQWAKTHNSLLILTFDEDNFTSVNKIATVLVGANITPGTYNETINHYNVLRTLEDMYGLPALGNAADKTAISQPWSTASASKTYQVVSGGNAIDVPNSSTATGTQLIQWPAHTGDNQKFAFNANGDGTFSIKNVHSGLCVDVANGSAAVGARIIQWTCTGNANQRWKRVATTGGDKLVSASSGLNLTSGGTSAGTGLTQSTTSQVWTLKPVQ; encoded by the coding sequence ATGCGCATCCCCCTTGTCGCCGCCGCCGGCGTGGCAGCCGTGACCGTCCTCGCAGCCGTGACCAGCGCCGCCACCGGAGCTCCAGCCGACGCGTCCAGCACCCCCGCAGCGGTCAGCGCCGCGGCCCTGCCGACGTACGACCACGTGGTAGTCGCGATGTACGAGAACAAGAACTACGACTCGATCATCGGCAGCAGCAGCGCGCCGTACTGGAACAGCATCGCCAAGCAGGGCGCGTACATGTCCGACTCCTACGGCGTCACGCACCCCAGCCAGCCGAACTACATCGCGCTGTTCTCCGGGTCGACCCAGGGCGTCACGGGCGACAGCTGCCCGCAGGACTTCACCGGCAAGGACAACCTGGGCGCCCAGCTGGCGGACGCCGGCAAGACGTTCAAGGCGTACTCCGAGGACCTGCCGAGCGCCGGTTACGACGGGTGCTCGTCCGATGACTACCAACGCAAGCACGCGCCGTGGGCCGACTTCGACAACGTCGACCAGAGCGTCCACGTGCCCTTCTCGGAGTTCCCGAGCGACTACTCGACGCTGCCCGACGTCTCGTTCGTGGTCCCCAACATGTGCAGCGACATGCACGACTGCTCGGTCGGCACCGGCGACAGCTGGACCAAGGACAACCTGGACGGCTACGCGCAGTGGGCCAAGACGCACAACAGCCTGCTGATCCTCACGTTCGACGAGGACAACTTCACCTCCGTCAACAAGATCGCGACCGTGCTGGTCGGTGCGAACATCACGCCCGGCACCTACAACGAGACGATCAACCACTACAACGTGCTGCGCACGCTCGAGGACATGTACGGGCTGCCCGCGCTCGGCAACGCCGCCGACAAGACGGCGATCAGCCAGCCGTGGTCGACGGCGTCCGCCTCGAAGACCTACCAGGTGGTGTCCGGCGGCAACGCGATCGATGTCCCCAACAGCTCGACCGCCACAGGCACCCAGCTGATCCAGTGGCCGGCGCACACGGGCGACAACCAGAAGTTCGCGTTCAACGCGAATGGTGACGGGACGTTCTCCATCAAGAACGTGCACAGCGGGCTGTGCGTCGACGTCGCCAACGGCTCGGCCGCGGTCGGCGCACGCATCATCCAGTGGACCTGCACCGGCAACGCGAATCAGCGCTGGAAGCGCGTCGCCACGACTGGTGGCGACAAGCTCGTGTCAGCGTCCAGCGGGCTCAACCTGACCTCCGGCGGGACCAGCGCCGGCACCGGGCTCACGCAGTCCACCACGTCTCAGGTCTGGACACTCAAGCCGGTGCAGTAG
- a CDS encoding TolB family protein, protein MTKNRIVLALIATLLLATGAVAYVIVAARRTAGAAPAGVVALDHTRGLLIRSTADGPGYGRLAVMSTSGSRTTTSLTCARVYYSGTNGVCLRPSKEAPGTFEVAVLDEHAGVRRTLPLNGVPSRARTSPSGKMVAWTVFVAGDSYNGGRFSTRSGILNTATKDVVATLETFHVTLDGKPYKKADINYWGITFTKDDNRFYATMSTAGKRYLVAGDIATKSVRTLHDNVECPSLSSDGTRLAYKKRVSSDPAHMWRLTVLDLATMTETPLAETRNVDDQAAWRDDRTVVYGVPRDARHSDVWAVPADGSGKPTIAVRDAESPASLR, encoded by the coding sequence ATGACCAAGAACCGGATCGTGCTCGCGCTCATTGCCACCCTGCTGCTCGCGACCGGCGCGGTGGCGTACGTCATCGTCGCCGCCCGGCGAACAGCCGGTGCCGCACCTGCCGGAGTCGTCGCCCTCGACCACACCCGCGGCCTGCTGATCCGCAGCACTGCGGACGGACCCGGCTACGGCCGGCTCGCCGTCATGTCAACGAGCGGCAGTCGTACGACCACGAGCCTGACGTGTGCGCGGGTGTACTACAGCGGGACCAACGGCGTCTGCCTGCGGCCGAGCAAGGAGGCGCCCGGCACGTTCGAGGTGGCCGTGCTCGACGAGCACGCCGGAGTCCGCCGCACGCTGCCGTTGAACGGAGTGCCCAGCCGAGCGCGTACGTCCCCGAGCGGGAAGATGGTCGCCTGGACGGTGTTCGTGGCCGGCGACTCCTACAACGGCGGCCGCTTCTCCACCCGCTCCGGGATCCTCAACACCGCAACCAAGGATGTCGTCGCCACCCTCGAGACCTTCCACGTCACGCTGGACGGCAAGCCGTACAAGAAGGCGGACATCAACTACTGGGGCATCACGTTCACCAAGGACGACAACCGCTTCTACGCGACCATGTCGACTGCGGGCAAGCGCTACCTGGTGGCCGGCGACATCGCCACGAAGTCGGTGCGCACGCTGCACGACAACGTCGAGTGCCCGTCGCTGTCCTCGGACGGGACGCGGCTGGCGTACAAGAAGCGGGTCTCCAGTGACCCGGCCCACATGTGGCGGCTGACGGTCCTGGACCTCGCCACGATGACCGAGACACCGCTGGCCGAGACCCGCAACGTGGACGACCAGGCCGCGTGGCGCGACGACCGGACCGTGGTCTACGGCGTCCCTCGGGACGCGCGGCACTCGGATGTCTGGGCGGTGCCGGCCGACGGCAGCGGCAAACCCACGATTGCGGTGCGGGACGCGGAGTCCCCGGCGAGCCTGCGCTGA
- a CDS encoding MFS transporter gives MYLSTVRTPRPKTGGGTLRRVVTGNVLALGLVSMVTDVSSEMVTAIMPAYLVLGLHLSMVGYGVVDGLYQGITAVTRLIGGYVADRLRARKLVAGMGYGLSALAKLGLLTVGRSIGGISAMLAVDRIGKGVRTAPRDALISVSAPPDALGAAFGVHRTMDAIGAFLGPLVALLVLSATGQAYDAVFVVSFCIAVLGVILLALFVRERTDTLPTKERPGEPLRAHGTFLEALNLLRDNRFRRIQLAAILLGLVTVGDGFVYLTLQQREDFPVHWFPLLAVGLNLVYLALAGPVGVLADRIGRWRVVLGGHVALLLVYVSLTGGAAGWFAVLIPIALYGVFYAATDGVLMALAGPVLPTHLRTTGIALLQTGQALAYLVSSVAFGAIWQFDSRTHAAWAAAVGVLIALPFSALLLRRAAHQAEVLTTS, from the coding sequence ATGTACCTGTCCACGGTCCGCACTCCGCGCCCCAAGACCGGCGGCGGCACGCTGCGCCGGGTGGTCACCGGCAACGTGCTGGCCCTGGGGCTCGTCAGCATGGTGACCGACGTGTCCTCCGAGATGGTCACGGCGATCATGCCGGCGTACCTCGTGCTCGGCCTGCACCTGTCGATGGTCGGCTATGGCGTGGTGGACGGTCTCTATCAAGGCATCACCGCCGTGACCCGCCTGATCGGCGGCTATGTCGCAGACCGCCTGCGAGCACGCAAGCTCGTCGCCGGGATGGGTTACGGCCTGTCCGCGCTGGCCAAGCTGGGACTACTCACGGTCGGCCGCTCGATCGGCGGGATCAGCGCGATGCTGGCGGTCGACCGGATCGGCAAAGGAGTCCGCACCGCCCCGCGGGACGCGTTGATCTCGGTATCCGCTCCGCCGGACGCGCTCGGTGCCGCGTTCGGCGTACACCGCACGATGGACGCGATCGGCGCCTTCCTCGGGCCCCTGGTCGCGCTCCTTGTCCTGTCGGCCACGGGGCAGGCGTACGACGCGGTCTTCGTGGTGAGCTTCTGCATCGCCGTGCTCGGCGTCATCCTGCTCGCCTTGTTCGTCCGCGAGCGCACGGACACCCTGCCGACGAAGGAACGGCCCGGCGAGCCACTGCGCGCCCACGGCACCTTCCTCGAGGCGCTGAACCTGTTGCGGGACAACAGGTTTCGCCGAATTCAGCTGGCCGCGATCCTGCTCGGCCTGGTCACGGTCGGCGACGGTTTCGTCTATCTCACGCTCCAGCAGCGCGAAGACTTTCCGGTGCACTGGTTCCCGCTGCTCGCCGTCGGGCTGAACCTCGTCTACCTCGCCCTGGCCGGACCGGTCGGTGTGCTCGCGGACCGGATCGGCCGCTGGCGCGTGGTGCTCGGGGGCCATGTCGCGCTGCTGCTGGTGTACGTCTCTCTCACCGGCGGTGCGGCCGGCTGGTTCGCCGTGCTGATCCCGATCGCGTTGTACGGCGTGTTCTACGCGGCCACCGACGGCGTGCTGATGGCGTTGGCCGGACCGGTGCTGCCGACGCACCTGCGCACCACCGGGATCGCGCTGCTCCAGACCGGGCAGGCGCTGGCCTACCTCGTCTCATCCGTGGCATTCGGCGCGATCTGGCAGTTCGACAGCCGTACGCATGCGGCGTGGGCCGCGGCCGTCGGCGTGCTGATCGCGCTGCCGTTCTCGGCGTTGCTGCTGCGGCGCGCCGCTCACCAGGCAGAGGTGCTGACCACATCATGA
- a CDS encoding helix-turn-helix domain-containing protein: protein MTSTDLIGQLRVLGLSTLATRVYSQLLDTGAATEAELAATLSIDAAEARDAAAQLVEAGLLRPAPADTAFTPVPPETGLDILTSRAQSALHEARVVTLNAYDAYRRSGLGPSGDDLIEVVSGPAMLQRIKQMAKGAQRSVRRLDSPPYYANNTLSNPREIAQLKAGIEYRVVYARASLERENYLEGNVLPCIEAGEQARVLPEVPVKLTLVDDVMAAVSFTLGEADVHAVTLFVHPSSLLTALSGLFELAWRAGLDLHRDGSSSERRLTATERRLLALLAAGVNDDAIARELGVSRRTFFRHMEKLMVSAGAANRFQLALHAANNNWL from the coding sequence GTGACCTCGACCGACCTGATCGGCCAGCTGCGGGTTCTCGGCCTCAGCACCCTTGCGACACGGGTCTACTCCCAGTTGCTGGACACCGGCGCCGCCACCGAGGCCGAGCTCGCTGCAACGCTCAGCATCGACGCCGCCGAGGCGCGTGACGCGGCAGCACAGCTCGTGGAGGCCGGGTTGCTCAGACCGGCTCCGGCCGACACCGCGTTCACGCCGGTGCCACCCGAGACCGGGCTGGACATCCTGACGAGCCGGGCGCAGTCCGCGCTGCACGAGGCCCGAGTGGTCACGCTGAACGCGTACGACGCCTACCGTCGCTCGGGACTGGGACCCTCCGGCGACGACTTGATCGAGGTGGTCAGCGGGCCGGCCATGCTGCAGCGCATCAAGCAGATGGCCAAGGGTGCGCAGCGCAGTGTGCGGCGGCTCGACAGCCCCCCGTACTACGCCAACAACACCCTGAGCAATCCCCGAGAGATCGCGCAGCTGAAGGCGGGTATCGAGTACCGCGTGGTCTACGCACGCGCTTCCCTAGAGCGGGAGAACTACCTGGAGGGCAACGTGCTGCCCTGCATCGAAGCCGGCGAGCAGGCACGAGTGCTGCCGGAGGTGCCGGTCAAGCTGACACTGGTCGACGATGTGATGGCGGCGGTGTCGTTCACGCTCGGCGAGGCGGACGTACACGCGGTCACGCTCTTCGTGCACCCGTCCAGTCTGCTGACCGCTTTGTCCGGACTGTTCGAGCTGGCCTGGCGCGCCGGGCTGGACCTGCATCGAGACGGCAGCTCGTCCGAGCGCCGCCTCACCGCGACGGAACGCCGGCTGCTGGCTCTGCTGGCTGCCGGCGTCAATGATGACGCCATCGCCCGGGAGCTCGGGGTGAGCCGGCGGACGTTCTTCCGGCACATGGAAAAGCTGATGGTCAGCGCCGGTGCCGCCAACCGCTTCCAGCTCGCCCTGCACGCGGCCAACAACAACTGGTTGTGA
- a CDS encoding amino acid permease, whose amino-acid sequence MSNQLGSGLKPRHVTMISIAGVIGAGLFVGSATAIQLAGPAVLISYGLAGTLVVLVMRMLGEMATAHPDTGSFSTYADRAIGRWAGFSIGWLYWWFWVVVIPVEATAGAAILSSWTDWPQWVFALLITALLMGTNLFSVGNYGEFEFWFALVKVIAIVAFIAVGVLAMIGALPGSHTSGISHLWSNGFFADGFGGIIAAMLTTMFTFMGTEIVTIAAAESPDPVGGIRKAVNSVIWRISLFYLGSIFVVVALVSWKSPDLLENGSYQYALDRMGLGGLSTVLDIVVLTAVASCLNSALYTASRMAFSLSSRGDAPRAWSTTTSRGVPAWAIVVSTVVGFLGVIGNYLLPDKIFGYLLASSGAIALFVYIVIAASQLRMRRQLEDEGVDPPVRMWAFPWLTRATIAFIVVVLMIMAVRHGQRLELWLSVAVAAVIIGAGIFKHGLRGGDDQSPAAGVQQESADAP is encoded by the coding sequence ATGTCCAATCAGCTCGGAAGCGGCCTCAAACCGCGACACGTCACCATGATCTCGATCGCCGGAGTGATCGGCGCCGGCCTGTTCGTCGGGTCGGCCACGGCCATCCAGCTCGCAGGACCGGCGGTCCTGATCTCGTACGGCCTCGCCGGCACCCTCGTCGTCCTCGTCATGCGGATGCTCGGCGAGATGGCCACCGCGCATCCGGACACGGGCTCGTTCTCGACGTACGCCGACCGCGCCATCGGGCGCTGGGCAGGCTTCTCGATCGGCTGGCTGTACTGGTGGTTCTGGGTCGTGGTGATCCCGGTCGAAGCCACGGCCGGCGCGGCGATCCTGTCGTCGTGGACGGACTGGCCGCAGTGGGTGTTCGCGCTGCTCATCACGGCTCTGCTGATGGGCACCAACCTGTTCAGCGTCGGCAACTACGGCGAGTTCGAGTTCTGGTTCGCACTGGTCAAGGTCATCGCGATCGTGGCGTTCATCGCGGTGGGCGTCCTGGCGATGATCGGCGCGCTGCCCGGCTCGCACACGTCCGGCATCTCGCACCTGTGGTCCAACGGATTCTTCGCCGACGGCTTCGGCGGCATCATCGCGGCGATGCTGACGACGATGTTCACCTTCATGGGCACCGAGATCGTCACCATCGCGGCGGCCGAGTCGCCCGACCCGGTCGGCGGCATCCGCAAGGCCGTCAACTCGGTGATCTGGCGGATCAGCCTGTTCTACCTCGGCTCGATCTTCGTGGTGGTCGCGCTGGTCAGTTGGAAGTCGCCCGACCTGCTCGAGAACGGCTCGTACCAGTACGCACTCGACCGAATGGGCCTCGGCGGCCTGTCCACGGTTCTCGACATCGTCGTACTCACGGCGGTCGCCTCGTGCCTCAACTCCGCGCTCTATACCGCCTCACGCATGGCGTTCTCGCTGTCGTCGCGCGGCGATGCTCCGCGGGCCTGGTCGACCACGACGTCGCGCGGCGTGCCTGCGTGGGCGATCGTGGTGAGCACGGTGGTGGGCTTCCTCGGCGTCATCGGCAACTACCTGCTGCCGGACAAGATCTTCGGCTACCTGCTCGCCAGCTCGGGAGCCATCGCACTGTTCGTCTACATCGTCATCGCCGCTTCGCAGCTGCGGATGCGGCGTCAGCTCGAGGACGAGGGCGTCGACCCGCCGGTGCGGATGTGGGCCTTCCCGTGGCTGACGCGGGCGACGATCGCGTTCATCGTCGTGGTCCTGATGATCATGGCGGTCCGCCACGGTCAGCGGCTGGAGCTGTGGCTCTCGGTCGCCGTAGCCGCCGTGATCATCGGCGCCGGGATCTTCAAGCACGGACTGCGTGGCGGCGACGACCAGAGCCCGGCAGCCGGCGTACAGCAGGAGTCCGCGGACGCTCCGTAG
- a CDS encoding PH domain-containing protein, with the protein MDLREPANLVSPRAKIYWALRAGIGWLIVLAAQIVVLVLVDERPWWQWALVVATVVVALGVLLVMPAWRYRVHRWEVSPTAVYTQTGWVTQERRIAPISRVQTVDTERGPLAQLFKLSTVTVTTASSAGALQIECLDRDVAARLVDDLTRVTDRTEDDAT; encoded by the coding sequence ATGGATCTGCGGGAGCCTGCCAACCTTGTGAGCCCCCGGGCCAAGATCTACTGGGCCCTGCGCGCGGGCATCGGGTGGCTCATCGTGCTCGCTGCGCAGATCGTCGTGCTCGTCCTCGTCGACGAACGCCCTTGGTGGCAGTGGGCATTGGTCGTCGCGACCGTCGTCGTCGCACTCGGCGTGCTGCTGGTGATGCCGGCCTGGCGCTACCGCGTGCACCGCTGGGAGGTGTCGCCGACGGCGGTCTACACCCAGACCGGATGGGTCACCCAGGAGCGCCGCATCGCACCGATCTCGCGGGTTCAGACGGTGGACACCGAGCGTGGACCGCTCGCGCAGCTGTTCAAGCTGTCGACCGTGACCGTCACGACAGCCTCCTCCGCCGGCGCGCTGCAGATCGAGTGCCTCGACCGCGATGTCGCTGCTCGGCTGGTTGACGACCTCACTCGCGTCACCGATCGCACCGAGGACGACGCGACGTGA
- a CDS encoding PH domain-containing protein: MTDAAPLEAPGADQWRRLSTRMLLVHPVKEFIRFLPAVAGLLIAGSTSNGGQWWWGLIGAGLAIGLGLLRWFTTRYRFTADQVQLRHGLFSRSTVTAPIDRVRTVDVTSSVLHRVLGLAEVKIGTGADDKELALDGLTTQQAGALRHELLHRRRGVADGATPEGAVPGDESVDLPTGFADEEEILRLDPRWIRFAPFGPSGLIAAAAIIGVSLQVINEAGFNPDENSTVQNGIDQAERIGVWVAVLILVIGAALLVLLLSLGGYLLLYWGFRLTRHTRGGTLHVARGLLTTRATTLETRRIRGVELQEPLALRLVGGARLAAITTGLKGSDDRAQSSMLVPPAPVAVARGVADRVLGVPGTTEVALRRHGPAAVRRRYSRALLGGAVLAVAAGVAGFLVTPWLAVVAVVPLAASALLAGDRARSLGHALTEQHVVSRSGSLLRGTDVIGRSGVIGVSLRRSYFQRRAGLTTVTMATAAGDQRYDVMDVTQPVATALADDLLPTHLAPFTNSPVE; encoded by the coding sequence GTGACCGACGCCGCTCCCCTCGAGGCGCCTGGCGCTGATCAGTGGCGCCGGCTGAGCACCCGGATGCTCCTGGTCCACCCGGTCAAGGAGTTCATCCGCTTCCTGCCGGCCGTCGCGGGCCTGCTCATCGCGGGCTCCACTAGCAACGGTGGGCAGTGGTGGTGGGGCCTCATCGGTGCGGGCCTCGCCATCGGGCTGGGTCTGCTGCGCTGGTTCACCACGCGCTACCGGTTCACCGCTGACCAGGTCCAGCTGCGCCACGGGCTGTTCAGCCGAAGCACGGTGACAGCGCCCATTGATCGGGTCCGCACGGTCGACGTCACGTCGTCGGTGCTCCACCGGGTGCTCGGTCTCGCCGAGGTCAAGATCGGCACGGGCGCCGACGACAAGGAGCTGGCGCTCGACGGGCTCACGACCCAGCAGGCCGGTGCGCTACGCCATGAGCTGCTGCACCGGCGCCGCGGTGTTGCTGACGGAGCCACGCCCGAGGGTGCCGTTCCGGGAGACGAATCAGTAGATTTACCAACAGGTTTCGCGGATGAGGAAGAAATTCTGCGACTGGACCCGCGGTGGATCCGGTTCGCGCCGTTCGGTCCGAGCGGGCTCATTGCGGCCGCCGCCATCATCGGTGTGAGCCTGCAGGTCATCAATGAGGCCGGCTTCAATCCTGACGAGAACTCCACCGTTCAGAACGGCATCGACCAGGCCGAGCGGATCGGTGTCTGGGTCGCCGTACTGATCCTCGTGATCGGTGCTGCCCTGCTGGTCCTGCTGCTCTCGCTCGGTGGCTACCTCCTGCTCTACTGGGGATTCCGGCTGACCCGCCACACGCGAGGCGGCACCCTCCATGTCGCCCGTGGGCTGCTCACGACACGGGCAACCACGTTGGAAACTCGAAGGATTCGCGGTGTCGAGCTGCAGGAACCCCTGGCCTTGCGGCTGGTCGGTGGTGCCCGCTTGGCCGCGATCACGACCGGGCTCAAAGGCAGTGACGACCGCGCGCAGAGCTCGATGCTGGTCCCACCCGCTCCGGTCGCCGTCGCCCGAGGAGTGGCCGATCGCGTTCTTGGAGTGCCGGGTACGACGGAGGTCGCCTTGCGTCGACACGGTCCAGCAGCCGTCCGCCGCCGCTACTCACGCGCGCTGCTCGGGGGAGCTGTACTCGCGGTCGCCGCAGGGGTGGCCGGATTTCTGGTGACGCCATGGCTTGCCGTCGTCGCGGTCGTACCGCTAGCGGCTTCGGCGCTGCTGGCGGGGGACCGGGCGCGTTCGCTGGGCCACGCGTTGACCGAGCAGCACGTCGTGTCACGGTCGGGCAGTCTGCTGCGCGGTACGGATGTGATCGGGCGGTCCGGCGTCATCGGCGTGAGCCTGCGGCGGTCGTACTTCCAGCGACGGGCGGGACTCACCACGGTGACGATGGCGACTGCTGCGGGCGACCAGCGGTACGACGTCATGGACGTCACGCAACCGGTCGCAACGGCCCTGGCCGACGACCTGCTCCCCACCCACCTCGCACCCTTCACGAATTCGCCGGTCGAGTAG